Proteins encoded in a region of the Sander lucioperca isolate FBNREF2018 chromosome 4, SLUC_FBN_1.2, whole genome shotgun sequence genome:
- the acox1 gene encoding peroxisomal acyl-coenzyme A oxidase 1 isoform X2 — MNPDIIKERQNATFDVEKLTYILDGGLEKTKRRREIESMVFSDPDFKEEDPNFLSRSERYDQAVRKSAQMILKLREYGIADPEEIYCYKTMVNGNHHEAMGLHFVMFLPTLYSQCDPQQSKKWLPLAESFQAMGTYAQTEMGHGTHLRGLETTATYDPATQEFVLNSPTISSIKWWPGGLGKTSNHAIVLAQLYTQGNCHGLHAFIVPIRDMNTHVPLPGIVVGDIGPKFGFNEVDNGFLKLENVRIPRENMLMKYAKVEPDGTYVKPPSAKLTYGTMVFIRSLIVGESARALSKSCTIAIRYSSVRHQSEIRPGEPEPQILDYQTQQYKLFPLLATAYAFSFVGQYMKETYHRISGDINDGDFSELPELHALSAGLKAFTTWTTNSGIEVCRMSCGGHGYSRSSALPDIYVEFTPTCTYEGENTVMMLQTARYLVKSYRQAKAGQQLSGIVSYLNEAKQHRVQPQPVAARPTVVDINDLASLVEVYKQRAAILVELAAKSIQQEMQNRKSQEDAWNNSAIDLVRASDAHCHYVVVKLFTDKLGEIGDIAIHSVLSTLALLYALHGITTNSGDFLQAGLLNVPQVHQVSARIKELLSQLRPNAVALVDAFDHHDKKLNSVLGRYDGNVYEHMFEWARRSPLNATEVHESFHKYLKPLRSKL; from the exons ATGAATCCTGATATTATTAAAGAGCGGCAAAACGCCACTTTCGACGTCGAGAAACTAACCTACATTTTGGACGGGGGCCTTGAGAAGACCAAAAGAAGACGAGAAATTG AGTCCATGGTTTTCAGTGACCCAGACTTTAAGGAGGAGGACCCAAACTTCCTGTCCCGCAGTGAGCGCTATGACCAGGCTGTAAGAAAAAGTGCCCAAATGATCCTGAAGCTCAGAGAATATGGCATTGCAGACCCAGAGGAGATCTACTGCTATAAGAC TATGGTTAATGGCAACCACCATGAGGCCATGGGGCTACACTTTGTCATGTTCCTCCCGACCCTGTACAGCCAGTGTGACCCTCAGCAGTCCAAGAAATGGTTACCTCTGGCAGAGTCCTTCCAGGCCATGGGCACATATGCCCAAACTGAGATGGGTCACG GCACACACCTCAGGGGGCTGGAGACCACAGCTACATATGACCCGGCCACACAGGAGTTTGTCTTGAACAGTCCCACAATCAGCTCCATCAAATGGTGGCCTGGAGGAC tTGGAAAGACCTCAAACCATGCCATAGTTCTAGCCCAGCTTTATACTCAGGGAAATTGTCACGGTCTGCATGCTTTCATCGTACCTATCCGCGACATGAACACACACGTACCCTTGCCAG GTATTGTGGTTGGAGATATTGGCCCCAAGTTTGGCTTTAATGAAGTTGACAACGGCTTCCTAAAACTAGAGAACGTACGAATCCCACGGGAGAACATGCTGATGAAATATGCCAAG GTGGAGCCAGATGGAACCTATGTGAAGCCACCAAGTGCCAAGCTGACCTACGGCACCATGGTGTTCATCCGCTCATTGATTGTAGGCGAGTCAGCTCGGGCTCTCTCCAAGTCCTGCACCATCGCCATCCGCTACAGTTCCGTTCGACACCAGTCTGAAATCCGGCCGGG AGAGCCAGAGCCTCAGATCCTCGACTACCAGACGCAGCAGTACAAGCTGTTCCCTCTGCTAGCTACGGCCTATGCCTTCTCTTTTGTCGGCCAGTATATGAAGGAGACCTACCACCGCATCAGTGGAGACATCAACGACGGGGACTTCAGTGAACTGCCTGAG CTCCATGCGCTTTCTGCGGGTCTGAAGGCTTTCACCACGTGGACAACCAACTCTGGCATTGAGGTGTGCCGCATGTCATGTGGCGGCCACGGCTACTCTCGCAGCAGTGCCTTGCCGGACATTTACGTTGAGTTCACCCCTACATGCACCTACGAGGGAGAGAACACAGTCATGATGCTGCAGACCGCAAG ATACCTGGTGAAGAGCTACCGGCAGGCTAAGGCAGGACAGCAGCTGAGCGGCATTGTATCATATCTGAATGAAGCAAAGCAACACAGGgtccagccacagcctgtcGCTGCCAGACCAACCGTGGTAGACATAAACGACCTGGCTAGCCTGGTGGAGGTCTACAAACAACGAGCTGCTAT tctaGTTGAGCTGGCAGCTAAGAGTATCCAGCAAGAGATGCAGAACAGGAAGAGCCAGGAGGACGCCTGGAACAACAGTGCTATTGACCTGGTCAGAGCCTCAGAC GCCCATTGTCACTATGTCGTAGTGAAGCTCTTTACTGACAAGCTGGGGGAGATCGGTGACATAGCGATACACTCAGTGCTGTCAACCCTGGCTCTGCTGTACGCCCTGCACGGCATTACAACCAACTCTGGAGACTTTCTACAG GCTGGACTGCTGAATGTGCCCCAGGTGCACCAGGTTTCTGCTCGTATCAAGGAGCTGCTGTCTCAGCTGAGGCCCAATGCTGTGGCACTGGTAGATGCCTTTGACCACCACGACAAGAAGCTAAATTCAGTCCTGGGACGATATGATGGGAACGTCTATGAGCACATGTTCGAATGGGCTCGCCGCTCACCCCTAAACGCCACAGAG GTCCATGAATCCTTCCACAAGTACCTGAAGCCCCTGCGGTCCAAACTGTGA
- the acox1 gene encoding peroxisomal acyl-coenzyme A oxidase 1 isoform X1: MNPDIIKERQNATFDVEKLTYILDGGLEKTKRRREIESMVFSDPDFKEEDPNFLSRSERYDQAVRKSAQMILKLREYGIADPEEIYCYKTCVNPDRPGPLDLHLAMFMPTLLNQATQEQMDRFFMPTWNLEIIGTYAQTEMGHGTHLRGLETTATYDPATQEFVLNSPTISSIKWWPGGLGKTSNHAIVLAQLYTQGNCHGLHAFIVPIRDMNTHVPLPGIVVGDIGPKFGFNEVDNGFLKLENVRIPRENMLMKYAKVEPDGTYVKPPSAKLTYGTMVFIRSLIVGESARALSKSCTIAIRYSSVRHQSEIRPGEPEPQILDYQTQQYKLFPLLATAYAFSFVGQYMKETYHRISGDINDGDFSELPELHALSAGLKAFTTWTTNSGIEVCRMSCGGHGYSRSSALPDIYVEFTPTCTYEGENTVMMLQTARYLVKSYRQAKAGQQLSGIVSYLNEAKQHRVQPQPVAARPTVVDINDLASLVEVYKQRAAILVELAAKSIQQEMQNRKSQEDAWNNSAIDLVRASDAHCHYVVVKLFTDKLGEIGDIAIHSVLSTLALLYALHGITTNSGDFLQAGLLNVPQVHQVSARIKELLSQLRPNAVALVDAFDHHDKKLNSVLGRYDGNVYEHMFEWARRSPLNATEVHESFHKYLKPLRSKL, from the exons ATGAATCCTGATATTATTAAAGAGCGGCAAAACGCCACTTTCGACGTCGAGAAACTAACCTACATTTTGGACGGGGGCCTTGAGAAGACCAAAAGAAGACGAGAAATTG AGTCCATGGTTTTCAGTGACCCAGACTTTAAGGAGGAGGACCCAAACTTCCTGTCCCGCAGTGAGCGCTATGACCAGGCTGTAAGAAAAAGTGCCCAAATGATCCTGAAGCTCAGAGAATATGGCATTGCAGACCCAGAGGAGATCTACTGCTATAAGAC CTGTGTGAACCCAGACAGGCCAGGGCCCTTGGATCTCCATCTGGCGATGTTCATGCCCACACTGCTCAACCAGGCCACCCAAGAGCAAATGGACCGCTTCTTCATGCCCACCTGGAACCTAGAGATCATCGGCACCTATGCTCAGACTGAGATGGGCCACG GCACACACCTCAGGGGGCTGGAGACCACAGCTACATATGACCCGGCCACACAGGAGTTTGTCTTGAACAGTCCCACAATCAGCTCCATCAAATGGTGGCCTGGAGGAC tTGGAAAGACCTCAAACCATGCCATAGTTCTAGCCCAGCTTTATACTCAGGGAAATTGTCACGGTCTGCATGCTTTCATCGTACCTATCCGCGACATGAACACACACGTACCCTTGCCAG GTATTGTGGTTGGAGATATTGGCCCCAAGTTTGGCTTTAATGAAGTTGACAACGGCTTCCTAAAACTAGAGAACGTACGAATCCCACGGGAGAACATGCTGATGAAATATGCCAAG GTGGAGCCAGATGGAACCTATGTGAAGCCACCAAGTGCCAAGCTGACCTACGGCACCATGGTGTTCATCCGCTCATTGATTGTAGGCGAGTCAGCTCGGGCTCTCTCCAAGTCCTGCACCATCGCCATCCGCTACAGTTCCGTTCGACACCAGTCTGAAATCCGGCCGGG AGAGCCAGAGCCTCAGATCCTCGACTACCAGACGCAGCAGTACAAGCTGTTCCCTCTGCTAGCTACGGCCTATGCCTTCTCTTTTGTCGGCCAGTATATGAAGGAGACCTACCACCGCATCAGTGGAGACATCAACGACGGGGACTTCAGTGAACTGCCTGAG CTCCATGCGCTTTCTGCGGGTCTGAAGGCTTTCACCACGTGGACAACCAACTCTGGCATTGAGGTGTGCCGCATGTCATGTGGCGGCCACGGCTACTCTCGCAGCAGTGCCTTGCCGGACATTTACGTTGAGTTCACCCCTACATGCACCTACGAGGGAGAGAACACAGTCATGATGCTGCAGACCGCAAG ATACCTGGTGAAGAGCTACCGGCAGGCTAAGGCAGGACAGCAGCTGAGCGGCATTGTATCATATCTGAATGAAGCAAAGCAACACAGGgtccagccacagcctgtcGCTGCCAGACCAACCGTGGTAGACATAAACGACCTGGCTAGCCTGGTGGAGGTCTACAAACAACGAGCTGCTAT tctaGTTGAGCTGGCAGCTAAGAGTATCCAGCAAGAGATGCAGAACAGGAAGAGCCAGGAGGACGCCTGGAACAACAGTGCTATTGACCTGGTCAGAGCCTCAGAC GCCCATTGTCACTATGTCGTAGTGAAGCTCTTTACTGACAAGCTGGGGGAGATCGGTGACATAGCGATACACTCAGTGCTGTCAACCCTGGCTCTGCTGTACGCCCTGCACGGCATTACAACCAACTCTGGAGACTTTCTACAG GCTGGACTGCTGAATGTGCCCCAGGTGCACCAGGTTTCTGCTCGTATCAAGGAGCTGCTGTCTCAGCTGAGGCCCAATGCTGTGGCACTGGTAGATGCCTTTGACCACCACGACAAGAAGCTAAATTCAGTCCTGGGACGATATGATGGGAACGTCTATGAGCACATGTTCGAATGGGCTCGCCGCTCACCCCTAAACGCCACAGAG GTCCATGAATCCTTCCACAAGTACCTGAAGCCCCTGCGGTCCAAACTGTGA
- the ten1 gene encoding CST complex subunit TEN1 — translation MLPAAAVFHFPWEVNSGAVQEGESVRVFGRLVCYQPEQSRATLSAQHASKEHHVAVHTLFVEPFHSIIGAQYLVLGEIENAEGVGVMVRARVLNCVDGVNIALLQKAINEQRSFFGERECKQGDAALPAHAT, via the exons aTGCTTCCCGCAGCTGCCGTTTTTCATTTCCCCTGGGAAGTAAACTCTGGAGCAGTACAGGAAGGAGAATCAGTGAGAGTATTTGGCAG ACTTGTCTGCTATCAGCCTGAGCAGTCCAGAGCTACACTGTCAGCTCAGCATGCTTCTAAAGAGCACCACGTGGCTGTCCACACCTTGTTTGTGGAGCCTTTTCACTCAATAATTGGGGCCCAGTACTTAGTTCTGGGTGAAATTGAAAATGCTGAGG GGGTTGGTGTGATGGTCCGTGCCCGTGTGCTGAACTGCGTTGATGGTGTAAACATTGCACTTCTACAGAAAGCCATCAATGAGCAAAGGAGCTTCTTTGGGGAGAGGGAGTGCAAACAGGGTGATGCTGCATTACCTGCACATGCAACCTGA